A genomic segment from Anabas testudineus chromosome 6, fAnaTes1.2, whole genome shotgun sequence encodes:
- the LOC113165727 gene encoding transcription initiation factor TFIID subunit 4-like, whose amino-acid sequence MAGASDPLEDMLFNEVDEKAVSDLVGSLESQLGDRKSAAASYSDGKREAAPASAGQFSGKVRDQVGSVEPPQQGHPAAGLTQEPGANDPLSGKTLSASTSAAATGAVIPAGAGLQVVGASQPGPGPVTLPTQSGATSFHRAPVLGPSAAPSSTVVPAAEALRTVSPGLQSLNGGAVKLVNSPAGTSTVRSTVTPGGSAIPPPMASQPGFPVPQSSAASPTVTLQRHPSPGVSVAQNGVDPKIGPMVTQGAPSPAASTSQIMNHSNPLMHTKMLVPSLPVSGSSVILASTPPPPAAQSSISQIQTGTSTAAVPLAAVGVKPAVNGVAQPAVAVVRPPVAPVVATSIQQQRPGLVASPTRAAAPQPPLAVRPQQQTTIQLPPGFTMPPGMVLVRTETGQLVMVPQQVLAQAQAKTQQGQTVVTQRPATPTAGATIRVSSAPTGPGTPATVRLASPAQTRMVQSPSTTTVQAITVAPGGAAVSVKMTTPQNAQTVITAGGAPPAKPVGVPSTPMTSTTPVPPPPPPARVTVVSQEMQENVKKCKNFLSTLIKLASHNSPSPETSKNVKALVQDLLDAKIEPEEFTTRLQAELKSSPQPYLIPFLKKSLPALRQSLLSSQQSLVTPTPSSSAPPPAAPGSVTTAAIRPRLPVSPAGSSIRLNAPLGNTTAVAVSRTVQTVQPRTPVVISQTFRPQGTLVRAPTTIIGKSTLHLVAPANQKKLSDPGGGTFRDDDDINDVASMAGVNLNEENARILATSSEIVGTKIRSCKDESFLPTGLLHCRILNTAKKLGVTEVPLDVVNLISHATQSRLRSLLEKVSAVAQHRTDGGKDEEHYEQSSDVRSQLRFFEQLERMEKQRKDEQEREILLKAAKSRARQEDPEQARLKQKAKEMQQQELAQMRQRDANLTALAAIGPRKKRKLDSPGGAGAGAEVASGSGAGSSTAASSRQQLRQRITRVNLRDFIFCLEQDRGSARSLMLYKALLK is encoded by the exons ATGGCGGGAGCCTCCGACCCACTGGAGGACATGCTCTTCAATGAGGTGGACGAGAAGGCGGTCAGCGACCTGGTCGGTTCTCTGGAGTCTCAACTGGGCGACCGAAAGTCTGCCGCCGCTTCTTATTCCGACGGGAAACGGGAGGCAGCTCCGGCCTCCGCGGGGCAGTTCTCAGGGAAAGTGCGCGATCAAGTGGGGTCTGTGGAGCCGCCGCAACAAGGACATCCAGCCGCCGGGTTAACCCAGGAACCCGGCGCTAATGATCCGCTCTCCGGTAAAACCCTCTCCGCCTCTACCTCCGCCGCCGCTACCGGGGCCGTGATCCCCGCCGGAGCCGGTCTGCAGGTAGTCGGAGCATCTCAACCCGGACCCGGACCCGTAACTTTGCCCACTCAGTCTGGGGCTACTAGCTTCCACCGGGCGCCTGTCCTGGGTCCGAGCGCGGCTCCCAGCTCCACCGTCGTCCCGGCGGCGGAGGCTCTCAGGACCGTCTCTCCCGGACTGCAAAGTTTAAACGGCGGAGCTGTGAAGTTGGTGAATTCGCCCGCCGGGACCAGCACGGTTAGAAGTACTGTCACTCCGGGGGGCTCCGCGATCCCCCCCCCCATGGCTTCACAGCCCGGTTTCCCGGTACCTCAGTCCTCGGCGGCGTCTCCCACAGTGACCCTGCAGAGACACCCCAGCCCGGGAGTCAGCGTCGCCCAGAACGGGGTGGATCCCAAGATTGGCCCGATGGTGACCCAGGGTGCCCCGTCACCAGCAGCCTCCACCTCTCAGATCATGAACCACAGCAACCCTCTGATGCACACCAAGATGCTGGTTCCCAGCCTGCCCGTTTCTGGAAGCTCCGTGATCCTGGCCAGtactccccctcctcctgcagccCAGTCCTCCATCAGCCAGATCCAGACTGGGACCAGTACTGCTGCTGTCCCCCTGGCTGCTGTCGGGGTGAAGCCTGCAGTGAACGGTGTGGCTCAGCCTGCGGTGGCTGTGGTCAGGCCGCCTGTGGCTCCTGTGGTGGCCACCTCCATCCAGCAGCAGAGACCTGGGCTGGTGGCAAGCCCGACCCGGGCGGCCGCCCCTCAGCCTCCGCTGGCTGTCCGGCCCCAGCAGCAGACCACCATCCAGCTGCCCCCCGGATTCACCATGCCTCCAG GTATGGTTCTGGTCCGGACAGAGACGGGTCAGTTGGTGATGGTCCCTCAACAGGTTTTGGCCCAGGCTCAAGCTAAGACCCAGCAGGGCCAAACAGTGGTCACCCAGAGACCTGCGACCCCTACGGCCGGAGCCACCATTCGGGTCAGCAGCGCCCCCACG GGTCCTGGTACGCCTGCGACTGTCCGCCTGGCTTCCCCCGCTCAAACCAGGATGGTTCAGTCTCCCTCTACCACCACTGTTCAG GCCATCACCGTGGCCCCCGGAGGAGCCGCAGTGTCGGTGAAGATGACGACCCCTCAGAACGCCCAGACGGTCATAACAGCTGGGGGGGCACCTCCAGCCAAGCCTGTGGGGGTTCCGTCCACACCCATGACCAGCACCACCCCcgttccccccccccccccccccgccagAGTCACTGTGGTGTCACAG GAAATGCAGGAAAACGTAAAGAAATGCAAGAACTTCCTCTCCACGCTCATCAAGCTGGCGTCCCACAACTCGCCCTCCCCTGAAACCTCCAAGAATGTGAAGGCCCTGGTCCAGGACCTACTT gATGCAAAGATCGAGCCGGAAGAGTTCACCACGCGGCTGCAGGCGGAGCTCAAATCTTCCCCACAGCCCTACCTCATCCCCTTCCTCAAG AAAAGCCTCCCCGCTCTGCGTCAGTCGCTCCTCAGCAGCCAACAGTCTCTGGTGACGCCCACCCCCAGCTCCTCTGCGCCCCCCCCAGCCGCCCCTGGCTCCGTCACCACCGCGGCCATCAGACCGCGGCTGCCCGTCAGTCCGGCCGGCAGCTCCATCAGACTGAACGCGCCGCTTGGGAACACAACGGCTGTG GCCGTGAGCAGGACGGTGCAGACCGTGCAGCCTCGTACACCTGTTGTCATCAGCCAGACCTTCAGACCTCAAG gAACACTCGTACGAGCTCCAACAACCATCATCGGCAAAAGTACCCTTCACCTGGTAGCTCCGGCCAATCAGAAGAAGCTCAGTGACCCGGGGGGCGGGACATTCAG AGATGACGACGACATTAACGACGTGGCGTCGATGGCCGGTGTCAACCTTAACGAGGAAAACGCCCGTATCCTAGCAACCAGCTCAGAGATTGTCGGCACAAAGATCCGGTCCTGTAAAGACGAGTCCTTCCTGCCCACCGGCCTGCTGCACTGCCGCATCCTGAACACAG CTAAAAAGCTCGGAGTGACCGAGGTGCCGCTGGACGTGGTGAACCTCATTTCCCACGCGACCCAGTCCAGACTGCGCTCGCTGCTGGAGAAGGTCTCGGCCGTGGCTCAGCATCGTACAGACGGGGGAAAG GATGAAGAACATTACGAGCAGTCGTCAGATGTTCGCTCTCAGCTTCGTTTCTTCGAGCAGTTGGAGCGAATGGAGAAGCAGAGGAAGGacgagcaggagagagagatcCTGCTGAAGGCCGCCAAG AGTCGTGCCAGACAGGAAGATCCCGAACAGGCTCGTCTGAAGCAGAAGGCCAAGGAG atgcAACAGCAGGAGTTGGCTCAGATGAGACAACGGGACGCGAACCTCACAGCCCTCGCTGCCATCGGGCCCCGCAAGAAACGCAAGCTGGACTCACCGGGAGGAGCCGGGGCCGGCGCCGAG GTGGCGTCAGGCTCGGGTGCGGGCTCGTCCACGGCGGCCTCCTCCCGCCAGCAGCTCCGTCAGAGAATCACACGAGTGAACCTCAGGGACTTCATCTTCTGTCTGGAGCAGGACCGCGGCTCGGCTCGCTCTCTCATGCTCTACAAGGCTCTGCTGAAGTGA
- the LOC113165728 gene encoding BTB/POZ domain-containing protein kctd15-like isoform X2: MSSVSVSSQEGRSMSRMSLSRSPVSPMTAQGIPSPAQLTKANAPVHIDVGGHMYTSSLATLTKFPESRISRLFNGTEPIVLDSLKQHYFIDRDGDIFRYILSYLRTCKLLLPEDFKDFPQLYEEARFYQLTPMVRELERWQAERDAQRVAPCECLVVRVTPDLGERIALSGEKVLIEEVFPETGDVMCNSVNAGWNQDPTHVIRFPLNGYCRLNSVQVLERLLQKGFSIKASCGGGVDSSQFSEYVLCRELLRSQSVSSTPIRIKQEPLD; encoded by the exons ATGTCTTCAGTGTCGGTGTCCTCTCAG GAGGGGCGGAGCATGTCCAGGATGTCCCTGAGCCGTTCACCTGTGTCCCCCATGACCGCCCAGGGCATCCCGTCGCCTGCCCAGCTCACTAAGGCCAACGCCCCAGTCCACATCGACGTGGGGGGGCACATGTACACCAGCAGCCTGGCGACACTCACCAAATTCCCAGAGTCCAG GATCAGTCGTCTGTTTAACGGCACCGAGCCCATCGTGCTGGACAGTCTGAAGCAGCACTACTTCATCGACAGAGACGGAGACATCTTCCGCTACATCCTCAGCTACCTGCGCACCTGCAAACTACTTCTACCCGAAGACTTCAAG GACTTCCCCCAGCTGTACGAGGAGGCCCGGTTCTACCAGCTGACTCCGATGGTTCGGGAGCTGGAGCGCTGGCAGGCGGAGCGGGACGCCCAGCGAGTGGCGCCCTGCGAGTGTCTGGTGGTCCGGGTCACACCTGACTTGGGCGAGAGGATCGCTCTGAGCGGGGAGAAGGTCCTGATAGAGGAGGTCTTCCCCGAGACCGGAGACGTGATGTGTAACTCGGTAAACGCCGGCTGGAACCAGGACCCGACCCACGTCATCCGCTTCCCCCTCAACGGATACTGCAGACTGAACTCGGTGCAG GTCCTGGAGCGTCTGCTTCAGAAGGGCTTCAGCATCAAGGCGTCCTGCGGCGGGGGGGTCGACTCATCCCAGTTCAGCGAGTACGTCCTGTGTCGAGAGCTGCTGCGCAGCCAGTCCGTCAGCAGCACCCCGATCCGGATCAAACAGGAGCCTCTGGACTAA
- the LOC113165728 gene encoding BTB/POZ domain-containing protein kctd15-like isoform X1: MSSVSVSSQEGRSMSRMSLSRSPVSPMTAQGIPSPAQLTKANAPVHIDVGGHMYTSSLATLTKFPESRCRISRLFNGTEPIVLDSLKQHYFIDRDGDIFRYILSYLRTCKLLLPEDFKDFPQLYEEARFYQLTPMVRELERWQAERDAQRVAPCECLVVRVTPDLGERIALSGEKVLIEEVFPETGDVMCNSVNAGWNQDPTHVIRFPLNGYCRLNSVQVLERLLQKGFSIKASCGGGVDSSQFSEYVLCRELLRSQSVSSTPIRIKQEPLD, from the exons ATGTCTTCAGTGTCGGTGTCCTCTCAG GAGGGGCGGAGCATGTCCAGGATGTCCCTGAGCCGTTCACCTGTGTCCCCCATGACCGCCCAGGGCATCCCGTCGCCTGCCCAGCTCACTAAGGCCAACGCCCCAGTCCACATCGACGTGGGGGGGCACATGTACACCAGCAGCCTGGCGACACTCACCAAATTCCCAGAGTCCAG GTGCAGGATCAGTCGTCTGTTTAACGGCACCGAGCCCATCGTGCTGGACAGTCTGAAGCAGCACTACTTCATCGACAGAGACGGAGACATCTTCCGCTACATCCTCAGCTACCTGCGCACCTGCAAACTACTTCTACCCGAAGACTTCAAG GACTTCCCCCAGCTGTACGAGGAGGCCCGGTTCTACCAGCTGACTCCGATGGTTCGGGAGCTGGAGCGCTGGCAGGCGGAGCGGGACGCCCAGCGAGTGGCGCCCTGCGAGTGTCTGGTGGTCCGGGTCACACCTGACTTGGGCGAGAGGATCGCTCTGAGCGGGGAGAAGGTCCTGATAGAGGAGGTCTTCCCCGAGACCGGAGACGTGATGTGTAACTCGGTAAACGCCGGCTGGAACCAGGACCCGACCCACGTCATCCGCTTCCCCCTCAACGGATACTGCAGACTGAACTCGGTGCAG GTCCTGGAGCGTCTGCTTCAGAAGGGCTTCAGCATCAAGGCGTCCTGCGGCGGGGGGGTCGACTCATCCCAGTTCAGCGAGTACGTCCTGTGTCGAGAGCTGCTGCGCAGCCAGTCCGTCAGCAGCACCCCGATCCGGATCAAACAGGAGCCTCTGGACTAA